In one Alkalibaculum bacchi genomic region, the following are encoded:
- a CDS encoding ribokinase, giving the protein MSTKIIVLGSINYDIVAKSTRLPNIGETVEGTSIDMYVGGKGSNQAVQSAMLGAQTFFIGSTGSDQQGIAVRNGISSKGVDIRYLYISSTHRTGCASIFIDSSGDNKLVYAPGSNKTITQDIVDAALKDIATAEVFITQNEINSDMVYYGLKKARAAGATTVLNPAPALPLDKIVFKLVDYITPNETESETYTGLLRSNMKLDDWARKNAEWFLERGVKNVCITMGEKGSYFYNGKEEIYLDAFKITPVDTTAAGDSFNGGFAYGIANKWPIQKCMELGNACGALASLTIGAQNSICSFDEVMNFLTNQRGKIT; this is encoded by the coding sequence ATGAGTACTAAAATAATAGTATTAGGGAGCATTAATTATGATATCGTTGCCAAATCAACAAGACTACCAAATATTGGCGAAACAGTAGAAGGCACTAGTATAGATATGTATGTTGGTGGCAAAGGTTCTAATCAAGCTGTACAATCAGCAATGTTAGGTGCTCAAACCTTTTTTATTGGAAGCACTGGGTCAGACCAACAAGGAATTGCAGTTCGCAACGGAATATCAAGCAAAGGAGTAGATATACGTTATTTATACATCTCATCTACACACCGTACTGGTTGTGCTTCAATTTTCATTGACTCCAGTGGTGATAATAAACTTGTTTATGCTCCAGGATCAAACAAAACCATTACTCAGGATATAGTAGATGCAGCACTTAAGGATATCGCTACTGCTGAAGTTTTTATCACCCAAAATGAAATTAATTCTGACATGGTTTACTATGGTCTTAAAAAAGCAAGAGCTGCAGGCGCCACTACTGTCCTTAATCCTGCGCCAGCTCTGCCACTTGATAAAATTGTATTCAAACTAGTAGATTATATTACACCTAATGAAACGGAAAGTGAAACTTATACAGGCCTGTTGCGTTCAAACATGAAATTAGATGATTGGGCACGTAAAAATGCTGAGTGGTTTCTAGAGCGAGGAGTTAAGAATGTCTGTATTACAATGGGAGAAAAAGGTTCCTACTTTTATAATGGTAAAGAAGAAATCTACCTTGATGCATTTAAAATAACACCTGTTGATACAACAGCTGCTGGAGATTCCTTCAATGGTGGTTTTGCTTATGGTATAGCTAACAAATGGCCTATCCAAAAATGCATGGAATTAGGAAATGCCTGTGGCGCTCTTGCATCGCTTACAATTGGCGCACAAAATTCTATATGTTCATTTGATGAAGTTATGAATTTTCTTACTAATCAGCGTGGTAAGATAACATGA
- a CDS encoding DeoR/GlpR family DNA-binding transcription regulator, which yields MITISNRSVLNRRNIILKRLNKDGRILIGELASSLKVSNETIRKDLIAMEQQGFLRREHGSAVLASESDEEAIEFRNMDNLRVKNRIAKEALKYIPQSDSTVIAIDAGSTTWCLARLLAQRSRQNIITSSIPVAELFNKDVNNVYMLGGLMRQKDKSVYGQWALNCINSVGISVAVLGSGGTKSMDGLCAVTFDDAKLKKAMIRNSELSIALLDSTKFQKRSMVEAAKWEEIDYVITDSDIEEEVRERLSKRTNLIIV from the coding sequence GTGATTACTATTAGCAATAGAAGTGTATTAAACCGTAGAAATATAATCCTTAAAAGGCTGAATAAGGATGGAAGAATTTTAATTGGGGAATTAGCCTCATCCCTAAAAGTTTCTAATGAAACGATTCGTAAAGATTTAATTGCTATGGAGCAGCAAGGTTTTCTTAGGAGAGAGCATGGATCTGCTGTACTAGCATCAGAAAGTGATGAAGAAGCAATTGAATTTAGAAATATGGATAATCTCCGGGTGAAAAATAGAATTGCAAAAGAGGCACTCAAATATATTCCACAATCGGATTCTACCGTTATTGCAATAGATGCTGGAAGTACTACGTGGTGTTTAGCAAGATTATTAGCTCAGAGAAGTAGACAAAATATAATTACAAGTTCTATCCCTGTAGCGGAACTTTTTAATAAGGATGTAAATAATGTTTACATGTTAGGTGGGCTTATGCGCCAAAAGGATAAATCAGTTTATGGTCAATGGGCACTAAATTGTATTAATAGCGTAGGTATTTCAGTAGCAGTACTTGGTTCAGGAGGAACTAAGAGCATGGATGGTCTATGTGCAGTAACCTTTGATGATGCGAAACTAAAGAAAGCGATGATTCGGAATAGTGAACTTTCAATTGCTCTCCTAGACAGTACTAAATTTCAAAAGCGATCCATGGTGGAGGCCGCCAAATGGGAAGAAATTGATTATGTGATTACAGATAGCGATATTGAGGAAGAAGTACGAGAAAGATTATCAAAGAGAACGAACCTAATTATTGTATAA
- a CDS encoding sugar ABC transporter ATP-binding protein: protein MENYIEFQNITKIFPGHRALNDVSFNICKGEIHALLGENGAGKSTLLNILHGMFPATEGKVFINSEEINYKSAFDAIQNGVVKVHQEINIVPELTVAQNMMLGSEITKQGLFLNKEQMVQETQELLDKLGCNFSAKEKMKNLSTGKKQMVQIAKALYLNAKIISFDEPTASLSDGEVRTLFQIINELKANGITIIYISHKLDEIFEICDRATVLRDGEYITTLNMKETTEDELIRNMVGRDVAMFGQRIKPSRVEKDNIVLKVENLSGSSGFNNINFELRKGEILGFFGLVGAMRTEVMRVIFGADQATSGTIYLNGKKLDNTSPSACVKAGIGLISENRKEEGFVKNLNNANNIALASIHKYMNGIFVSKSMKEKNAVKVGERVKLNPNNPNFMTSNLSGGNAQKVILGKWLSTNADVLIMDEPTKGIDIGAKAEIYKLMEELLEEGKSIIMISSELTEAMGMSDRIIVMREGAIVAEFDRNEFAEENIITYALGGKKNEAIIER, encoded by the coding sequence GTGGAAAATTATATAGAATTTCAAAATATAACAAAGATATTTCCAGGACACAGAGCACTTAATGATGTTTCCTTTAATATCTGTAAAGGTGAAATTCATGCTTTGTTAGGTGAAAATGGAGCAGGTAAATCTACTTTGCTTAATATACTTCATGGAATGTTTCCAGCAACAGAGGGAAAAGTATTTATCAATTCAGAAGAAATCAATTATAAAAGTGCATTTGATGCAATTCAAAATGGAGTTGTAAAGGTACATCAAGAAATTAATATAGTACCTGAGTTAACTGTAGCACAGAATATGATGTTGGGCAGTGAAATTACAAAGCAGGGGTTATTTTTAAATAAAGAACAGATGGTACAAGAAACGCAAGAACTTCTAGATAAGTTAGGATGTAATTTTTCTGCAAAGGAAAAAATGAAAAATTTAAGTACTGGTAAAAAACAGATGGTTCAAATTGCTAAGGCGTTATACTTAAATGCTAAGATAATCTCTTTTGACGAACCTACTGCATCGCTTAGTGATGGCGAAGTTAGGACACTTTTTCAAATTATTAATGAGCTCAAGGCAAATGGCATAACGATTATATACATTAGTCATAAACTAGATGAAATATTTGAGATATGTGATCGAGCGACTGTTCTACGGGATGGCGAATACATTACAACATTAAATATGAAAGAAACCACAGAGGATGAGTTAATCCGCAACATGGTCGGTAGAGATGTTGCCATGTTTGGGCAAAGGATTAAGCCATCCCGTGTTGAAAAGGATAATATAGTTCTTAAGGTAGAGAATTTAAGTGGATCTTCAGGGTTTAATAATATTAACTTTGAATTAAGGAAAGGTGAAATTTTAGGTTTTTTTGGACTTGTGGGAGCTATGCGGACAGAGGTAATGCGAGTGATTTTTGGTGCTGATCAAGCAACGAGCGGAACAATATATCTTAATGGCAAAAAACTAGACAATACCTCACCATCTGCATGTGTAAAAGCAGGTATTGGATTAATTTCGGAGAATAGAAAAGAAGAAGGTTTTGTAAAAAATCTTAACAACGCAAATAATATCGCATTAGCTTCTATACATAAATATATGAATGGCATCTTCGTTAGTAAATCCATGAAGGAAAAAAACGCAGTTAAAGTTGGTGAGAGAGTTAAATTAAATCCGAATAATCCTAATTTTATGACATCAAATCTCTCCGGTGGAAATGCTCAGAAGGTAATACTAGGAAAATGGTTGTCTACTAACGCAGACGTTTTGATTATGGATGAACCTACTAAGGGAATCGATATTGGAGCAAAGGCAGAAATATATAAACTTATGGAGGAATTGCTTGAGGAAGGAAAATCTATCATCATGATTTCATCAGAGCTTACTGAAGCCATGGGTATGAGCGATAGAATTATAGTTATGCGAGAAGGGGCCATTGTTGCCGAGTTTGATAGGAATGAATTTGCTGAAGAGAACATTATCACTTACGCACTGGGAGGAAAGAAAAATGAAGCAATTATTGAAAGATAA
- a CDS encoding substrate-binding domain-containing protein: MKKKLIAALLVGLLVTSAAGCSSKSPADSKEEKPTTAQPTELAAADVAEQGFDYYDGAMQYKDVVAKLGPIPILDKEIKLGYVCKAFENEFWRMQKEGAEAAVKPLNDLGIKYSIDVRAAQGETDEQGQLAVLNDMINKEYDGILLSPISEGNLVPGIENALKSDISMTVVNDAFMPHIGVTVGAWHLEAAELAAEWVNDKIGGEGQVAIVQGLPKAPPARTRTEGFKNWFTENSPNVEVVAIQNADWDRMKAKETVDIWMKQYPDLKAIYANNDTMAMGALEAVKAAGKLDQVLVVGTDGTSEARKSIKDGELAATVDSFPYYMSQIGTEMLVRKMAGQDVPKVVYSPQAVIDKANVDVPAEEIIGWTGFLAK, from the coding sequence GTGAAGAAAAAACTAATTGCAGCTCTACTGGTAGGTTTATTAGTAACCTCAGCCGCAGGATGTAGCTCAAAATCTCCAGCGGACAGCAAAGAGGAGAAACCAACAACAGCACAACCTACAGAGCTTGCAGCTGCTGATGTAGCAGAACAAGGCTTTGACTACTATGATGGAGCTATGCAGTACAAAGATGTCGTTGCTAAACTAGGACCAATTCCAATACTAGACAAAGAGATCAAACTTGGTTATGTTTGTAAAGCTTTTGAAAATGAGTTTTGGAGAATGCAGAAAGAAGGTGCAGAAGCAGCTGTTAAGCCTTTAAATGATCTTGGAATAAAATATTCAATTGATGTTCGAGCAGCTCAAGGCGAAACAGATGAACAAGGTCAGCTTGCTGTGCTTAATGACATGATAAATAAAGAATATGACGGTATACTTTTATCACCTATCTCTGAGGGAAATCTAGTACCAGGTATTGAAAATGCCCTTAAATCTGATATTTCTATGACCGTTGTAAATGATGCTTTTATGCCACACATTGGTGTTACTGTTGGAGCATGGCATCTCGAAGCTGCTGAACTTGCGGCAGAGTGGGTAAATGATAAGATAGGCGGAGAAGGTCAAGTAGCTATAGTGCAAGGTCTTCCAAAGGCTCCTCCTGCAAGAACAAGAACTGAAGGGTTCAAGAACTGGTTTACAGAGAATAGTCCGAATGTAGAAGTTGTTGCTATACAAAATGCTGATTGGGATCGTATGAAGGCAAAAGAAACAGTAGATATCTGGATGAAACAATATCCTGATCTTAAGGCTATCTACGCAAATAATGATACGATGGCAATGGGTGCCCTTGAAGCTGTAAAAGCTGCAGGAAAATTAGATCAAGTTCTTGTTGTAGGAACGGATGGTACAAGCGAAGCTCGTAAATCTATTAAAGATGGTGAGTTAGCTGCAACAGTTGACTCATTCCCATATTATATGTCACAAATCGGAACTGAAATGTTAGTCAGAAAGATGGCTGGTCAAGATGTTCCTAAAGTAGTGTACTCTCCACAAGCTGTTATTGACAAAGCAAATGTTGATGTTCCAGCTGAAGAGATTATTGGTTGGACTGGGTTCCTAGCGAAATAA
- a CDS encoding ABC transporter permease, giving the protein MKQLLKDNSRELSVVVAIVLMFLIFGTIEPIYLSANNIRDIIEQATIYGLMGIGITGVIITGGIDLSVGSVLALVGAVVAQMTVAGVHPIICIIIGLAFGFTLGTINGILIAKLGLQPFIATMGTMSIYRGLAYVVTKGYPVLGVPDTYRKLVDGELIPYIRVSVIIFFLFAVFMYVVLKKTKLGTYVHSIGGNEEATRLSGVKVDKYKTLIYGLAMLGTALAAMIQIGKLGTGDPTTGQGYELNAIAAAAIGGTSMAGGRGTIHGTVLGAILFAGLKVGLIVMGVDTFYQYIATGLVIAIASYIEVVQTKLSSKPKLSTKFESKSEA; this is encoded by the coding sequence ATGAAGCAATTATTGAAAGATAATAGTAGAGAGTTGAGTGTTGTAGTCGCGATTGTCCTTATGTTTCTTATCTTTGGAACTATAGAACCTATTTATTTATCAGCTAACAATATAAGAGATATTATTGAACAGGCGACAATTTATGGACTAATGGGTATCGGTATCACAGGTGTCATTATAACTGGAGGGATAGATCTTTCAGTAGGTTCTGTTCTCGCACTGGTAGGGGCTGTAGTTGCCCAAATGACTGTAGCGGGTGTACATCCTATTATTTGTATTATAATTGGTCTTGCTTTTGGTTTTACACTAGGTACTATCAATGGGATTTTAATTGCTAAGCTTGGCCTTCAGCCTTTTATCGCAACAATGGGTACAATGTCAATTTATAGAGGTCTTGCTTATGTTGTAACAAAAGGCTACCCTGTATTAGGCGTTCCGGATACATATAGAAAATTAGTGGATGGAGAGTTAATACCTTATATTCGCGTTTCAGTAATTATTTTCTTTCTGTTTGCAGTATTCATGTATGTTGTTCTAAAAAAGACAAAATTAGGGACATATGTTCACTCTATAGGAGGAAATGAAGAAGCTACTAGACTTTCGGGTGTAAAGGTAGATAAATATAAAACATTAATTTATGGTCTTGCCATGCTAGGTACAGCACTCGCAGCAATGATACAGATAGGTAAGCTAGGTACTGGAGACCCAACAACTGGGCAGGGATATGAACTAAATGCTATTGCTGCAGCTGCAATAGGAGGAACTAGTATGGCAGGGGGACGCGGAACGATACATGGAACTGTGTTAGGGGCAATTCTATTTGCAGGTCTAAAAGTAGGGTTGATTGTTATGGGAGTAGATACTTTTTATCAGTATATTGCAACAGGTTTAGTTATCGCTATTGCTTCATATATAGAAGTCGTGCAGACTAAATTATCTAGTAAACCTAAATTATCTACAAAATTTGAAAGCAAAAGTGAAGCTTAA